A region from the Chitinophaga sp. Cy-1792 genome encodes:
- the lpxK gene encoding tetraacyldisaccharide 4'-kinase — MLKYFAVLLYPFSLLYGLVMWIRNRFYDKGLLTAVEFDLPTIACGNLSVGGTGKTPHVEYLIRLLKQHFQVATLSRGYNRRTSGYILADQHSTAADIGDEPMQFHDKYPDIHVAVGEERMLAIPQLLMDEPGTQVILLDDAFQHRSIKPGMNIMITEYNRRFTKDHVVPFGRLREGRAGYARANCIIVSKCPPDMSVAEKTAIEKEINPLPHQQVFFTTLQYGTMYDLTTHEPVNTAATTTVLLACGIARPEPLLQKLRNSFKEVFLLPFPDHYYYSGKDIEKIKKELGDLPGENKIVVTTEKDAVRLHLLKKELAEQNLQMAVMPVEIAFLFGGTETFNNYIFDYVGRYFPVQPINEELP, encoded by the coding sequence GTGCTCAAATATTTTGCTGTTTTGCTCTATCCTTTTTCCCTGCTCTACGGACTTGTCATGTGGATACGGAACCGTTTCTATGATAAAGGCCTGCTGACAGCCGTGGAGTTTGACCTTCCTACTATTGCCTGTGGCAATCTGTCTGTAGGAGGCACGGGCAAAACACCGCATGTAGAATACCTGATCCGCCTCCTGAAGCAACACTTCCAGGTGGCTACCCTCAGCCGGGGCTATAACCGCCGCACCAGTGGCTATATCCTGGCAGATCAGCACAGTACTGCCGCTGATATCGGCGATGAACCGATGCAGTTTCATGATAAATATCCCGATATACACGTAGCCGTAGGAGAGGAAAGGATGCTGGCCATCCCGCAGCTGCTGATGGATGAACCGGGTACCCAGGTGATATTGCTGGACGATGCCTTCCAGCACCGCTCCATTAAACCCGGGATGAATATTATGATCACAGAATACAACCGGAGATTTACGAAAGATCATGTGGTGCCGTTCGGGCGACTGAGAGAAGGGCGTGCCGGTTATGCCCGGGCAAATTGTATCATTGTGTCCAAGTGCCCGCCAGATATGTCAGTGGCAGAAAAGACCGCGATAGAAAAAGAAATTAACCCTTTGCCGCATCAGCAGGTCTTTTTTACTACCTTGCAGTACGGGACCATGTATGACCTGACCACCCACGAACCTGTAAATACGGCCGCTACCACCACAGTTTTGCTGGCATGTGGTATAGCCAGGCCGGAACCATTGCTGCAGAAACTAAGGAATTCCTTTAAAGAAGTGTTCCTGCTCCCTTTCCCGGACCATTACTACTATTCCGGAAAAGATATTGAGAAAATCAAAAAAGAGCTGGGTGATTTACCAGGTGAAAACAAAATAGTAGTAACCACCGAAAAAGATGCTGTCAGATTACATCTTCTTAAAAAAGAACTGGCAGAACAAAACCTGCAGATGGCTGTTATGCCTGTTGAAATTGCATTTCTCTTCGGTGGAACAGAAACATTTAATAATTATATTTTTGATTACGTAGGCAGGTATTTTCCTGTACAACCAATCAATGAAGAACTACCCTAA
- a CDS encoding 5-formyltetrahydrofolate cyclo-ligase produces the protein MTTKKDIRKQFLEQRLNLDENTATALNAGLLSNIRQLNFSGIRYIHVFLPILEKKEADTWPIIDYIRAEYPAIQWILSRSDMQNGQMTHYLWTANTHLVKNKYGISEPENGEQVSPELADLVFVPMLAFDQNGQRVGYGKGMYDAFLKACRPDVITVGLSLFGPVPAIPDTDPWDIPLQTVVTPDQIYHLQKNK, from the coding sequence ATGACAACGAAAAAGGATATACGAAAACAATTCCTGGAGCAAAGACTGAATCTGGACGAAAACACCGCCACCGCGCTGAACGCCGGTCTGTTGTCGAATATCCGGCAGCTCAACTTCTCCGGTATCCGTTATATCCACGTTTTTCTGCCCATACTTGAAAAGAAGGAAGCTGACACCTGGCCGATTATTGACTATATCAGGGCAGAATACCCTGCCATTCAATGGATCCTGTCGCGCTCCGACATGCAGAACGGTCAGATGACCCATTACCTTTGGACAGCAAATACCCACCTGGTTAAAAATAAATACGGTATTTCCGAACCGGAAAACGGAGAGCAGGTATCCCCGGAACTGGCTGACCTGGTTTTTGTGCCGATGCTGGCTTTCGACCAGAACGGCCAGCGGGTAGGTTATGGAAAGGGTATGTACGACGCCTTCCTGAAAGCCTGCCGCCCGGATGTAATCACAGTTGGACTGTCACTATTCGGACCCGTTCCGGCCATACCAGACACTGATCCCTGGGATATACCGCTACAAACCGTGGTAACACCGGATCAAATTTATCATCTGCAAAAAAATAAATAA
- the bioD gene encoding dethiobiotin synthase has translation MNNRIFITGTGTGVGKTVTSACVTEALRADYWKPVQTGLAEGTDTDTIRNLLTNNISQCHEEVYALKEPASPHLAARLENVTIRPEAILARLESFDPARPLVIEGAGGLMVPVNEDLFTIDLIKSMQARVIIAARNYLGSINHAMLTARMLQHAGIPVAGWVFGGDWHSNEEDIIRWSGIPRIGRIAEAGTVGKAFIYEQAQLLTPALNQLI, from the coding sequence ATGAACAACAGGATATTTATTACAGGTACAGGAACCGGCGTTGGCAAAACCGTCACTTCCGCCTGTGTAACGGAAGCACTGCGGGCCGACTACTGGAAGCCCGTACAGACGGGGCTGGCAGAAGGAACTGATACTGATACCATACGCAATCTGCTCACTAATAATATTTCTCAGTGCCATGAAGAAGTTTATGCGCTGAAAGAACCAGCATCGCCACACCTGGCGGCACGGCTGGAAAATGTTACCATCCGGCCGGAAGCCATCCTGGCACGACTGGAATCCTTTGATCCCGCCAGGCCACTGGTCATTGAAGGCGCCGGCGGACTGATGGTCCCTGTCAACGAAGACCTCTTTACCATCGACCTGATCAAAAGTATGCAGGCACGTGTCATAATTGCTGCCCGCAACTATCTTGGCAGTATCAACCACGCGATGCTTACCGCCAGGATGCTGCAACATGCCGGCATTCCCGTGGCTGGATGGGTATTTGGGGGCGACTGGCATAGTAATGAGGAAGACATCATCCGCTGGTCCGGCATACCCCGGATAGGCAGAATTGCAGAAGCCGGAACTGTCGGAAAGGCATTTATTTATGAACAGGCACAGTTGTTGACGCCTGCACTCAACCAACTGATCTGA
- a CDS encoding pyridoxal-phosphate dependent enzyme — translation MKYCENILETIGHTPLVKLHRVSATLPCTVMAKVEFFNPGNSIKDRMAVKMVEVAEQKGLLKPGGTIIEGTSGNTGMGLALAAVIKGYKCIFTTTDKQSKEKVDILKAVGAEVIVCPTNVEPEDPRSYYSVSKRLATEIPNSFYVNQYDNLANRDAHYEQTGPEIWEQTDGKITHLVVATGTGGTITGTGKYLKEKNPNIQVWAIDSYGSLLKKYFETGRIDMSEVYPYITEGIGEDFVPQNYDMDVIDRFEKVTDKDGAVMARRITKEEGIFVGYSAGSAMAGLIQLKEHLKPDDLVVVIFHDHGSRYVGKVYNDQWMMERGFLDVKTVKDVVNSRRNQPLVSISPDEKISDVIAKMKKFDIEHLPVLHNNEMIGSVSENGLFNRLIDDANLKDALVKQVMQAPFPVVNENTPIEKLSMYINKENGAVLTRDESGDHHIITKYDIIQALGR, via the coding sequence ATGAAATATTGTGAAAACATCCTCGAAACGATCGGACACACCCCGTTAGTCAAGCTGCATCGTGTATCTGCCACCTTGCCATGTACAGTAATGGCCAAAGTAGAGTTCTTTAACCCGGGCAACTCCATCAAAGACCGTATGGCGGTTAAAATGGTGGAAGTAGCCGAGCAAAAGGGACTGCTGAAACCCGGCGGTACCATCATTGAAGGAACCAGCGGCAATACCGGTATGGGACTGGCCCTGGCAGCCGTGATCAAAGGCTATAAATGTATCTTCACGACTACCGACAAGCAATCCAAAGAGAAGGTCGACATCCTGAAGGCCGTTGGCGCAGAAGTGATCGTATGCCCGACAAACGTAGAACCCGAAGATCCCCGCTCCTATTATTCCGTATCGAAACGACTGGCAACAGAAATACCCAACTCGTTTTATGTAAACCAATACGATAACCTGGCCAACAGGGATGCCCACTACGAGCAAACCGGCCCTGAAATCTGGGAGCAGACCGACGGAAAGATTACCCACCTGGTAGTAGCCACGGGCACAGGCGGTACCATTACCGGCACTGGCAAGTATCTCAAAGAAAAAAATCCAAACATACAGGTATGGGCAATAGATAGCTATGGCTCCTTACTGAAGAAATATTTTGAAACAGGCAGGATCGATATGAGCGAAGTATACCCTTATATTACCGAAGGTATAGGAGAAGATTTCGTTCCACAGAATTATGATATGGACGTGATCGACCGCTTCGAAAAAGTAACCGATAAGGATGGCGCCGTAATGGCCCGCCGTATCACCAAGGAAGAAGGCATTTTCGTTGGATATAGCGCCGGATCAGCCATGGCCGGACTTATACAACTAAAAGAACACCTGAAACCTGACGACCTGGTAGTGGTTATTTTCCATGATCACGGCAGCAGGTATGTAGGAAAAGTGTATAACGACCAATGGATGATGGAACGTGGCTTCCTGGATGTAAAAACGGTGAAGGATGTCGTTAATTCCCGCCGTAATCAGCCGCTGGTAAGCATCTCACCGGATGAAAAAATAAGCGATGTGATCGCAAAAATGAAAAAATTTGATATAGAACACCTGCCGGTATTGCATAATAACGAAATGATCGGTTCGGTATCTGAAAACGGGCTGTTTAACCGCCTGATAGATGATGCCAATCTGAAAGACGCACTGGTAAAGCAAGTCATGCAGGCGCCTTTTCCTGTAGTAAATGAAAATACACCGATAGAAAAGCTCTCGATGTATATCAACAAGGAGAACGGGGCCGTGCTCACCAGAGACGAGAGCGGCGACCATCATATCATTACCAAATACGACATTATTCAGGCACTGGGCAGATAA
- a CDS encoding helical backbone metal receptor, translated as MEYTDQLQRTIILDKAPARIVSLVPSQTELLYSLGLDERVVGITKFCVHPDSWFRTKVRVGGTKKVNFDVIRELQPDLIIANKEENTREDVAALMADYPVWVSDVHHLKNALEMIAGLGAITQTSARAAALIAEIRSDFSALKPLVTPVPTAYFIWREPYMTAGGDTFIHQMMQHCGLHNVFGNLTRYPAVTPDDIRNSGCRLILLSSEPYPFKDKHLTEFREMVPDADVQLVNGEMFSWYGSRLREATAYFSGLMAGLRKAY; from the coding sequence ATGGAATATACCGATCAGCTCCAACGTACGATTATATTGGATAAGGCACCGGCACGCATTGTGTCGCTGGTGCCTTCCCAGACAGAGCTGCTATATAGTCTGGGCCTGGACGAACGGGTGGTAGGCATTACTAAATTCTGCGTGCACCCCGACAGCTGGTTCAGGACCAAAGTACGTGTAGGCGGCACCAAGAAAGTAAATTTTGATGTGATCCGGGAGTTGCAACCCGACCTTATCATTGCCAATAAAGAGGAGAATACCCGGGAAGATGTAGCAGCGCTGATGGCCGATTACCCGGTATGGGTCAGCGATGTACATCACCTGAAAAATGCCTTGGAAATGATTGCGGGGCTGGGCGCCATCACACAGACGTCTGCCCGTGCGGCGGCCCTGATAGCCGAGATCAGGAGTGATTTCTCCGCCTTGAAGCCACTGGTGACGCCTGTTCCTACCGCCTACTTCATCTGGCGCGAGCCATATATGACGGCCGGCGGCGATACGTTTATTCACCAGATGATGCAGCATTGCGGACTGCACAATGTTTTTGGCAACCTTACACGGTACCCGGCTGTAACGCCTGACGATATCAGGAACAGCGGCTGCAGGCTGATACTACTGTCTTCAGAACCCTACCCTTTTAAGGATAAGCACTTAACCGAATTCCGGGAAATGGTGCCGGATGCGGATGTGCAGCTGGTAAACGGGGAAATGTTTAGCTGGTATGGCAGCAGGCTGCGCGAAGCCACTGCATATTTTTCCGGGCTGATGGCCGGTTTGCGCAAAGCATATTAA
- the fbaA gene encoding class II fructose-bisphosphate aldolase, with the protein MGKYRAGVLFGEELDALYNDAKDNGFAMPAVNVVGTNSVNAVLETAAKVNSPVIIQFSNGGAQFFAGKGMPNDKLQANIAGAISGAKHVHEVAKYYGVPVVLHTDHAAKKWLPWIDGLLDAGEEFHKLHGQPLFSSHMLDLSEEPLEENIEISHKYFERMNKLGMSIEIELGVTGGEEDGVDNSGVDNSKLYTQPEDVAFAYETLNKVGSRFTVAAAFGNVHGVYSPGNVELRPIILQNSQDHIQQKFNTKAKPVYYVFHGGSGSPKHQIAESLGYGVIKMNLDTDMQWAFWEGIHDYYEAKRDYLQAQLGNPEGADKPNKKYYDPRVWLRKGEETFVKRLEEAFQDLNCINRNA; encoded by the coding sequence ATGGGAAAATACAGAGCTGGCGTATTATTCGGCGAAGAGCTGGATGCGCTGTATAACGATGCCAAAGACAACGGATTTGCAATGCCTGCCGTGAACGTAGTAGGAACTAACTCAGTAAACGCAGTACTGGAAACAGCAGCAAAGGTGAATTCACCGGTAATTATACAGTTTTCGAATGGCGGTGCTCAGTTCTTCGCAGGTAAAGGGATGCCTAACGATAAACTGCAGGCAAACATTGCAGGTGCTATCTCTGGTGCAAAACACGTACACGAAGTTGCTAAATACTATGGTGTTCCTGTAGTGCTGCATACCGACCATGCTGCTAAAAAATGGCTGCCTTGGATCGATGGTTTATTAGATGCAGGTGAAGAATTCCACAAACTGCACGGTCAGCCACTGTTCAGCTCTCATATGCTGGATCTTTCCGAAGAGCCGCTGGAAGAGAATATCGAAATTTCCCACAAGTACTTCGAAAGAATGAACAAACTGGGTATGTCCATCGAAATCGAGCTGGGTGTTACCGGTGGTGAAGAAGATGGTGTAGACAACTCTGGTGTAGACAACTCTAAACTGTATACTCAACCTGAAGATGTTGCCTTTGCTTACGAAACCTTAAATAAAGTTGGTAGCCGCTTTACTGTTGCTGCTGCTTTCGGTAACGTTCACGGTGTATACTCTCCGGGTAATGTTGAGCTGCGTCCTATCATCCTGCAGAACAGCCAGGATCATATCCAGCAGAAATTCAACACCAAAGCTAAACCAGTATACTATGTATTCCACGGTGGTAGCGGTTCTCCAAAACACCAGATTGCTGAGTCCCTGGGTTATGGCGTTATCAAAATGAACCTGGATACAGATATGCAGTGGGCATTCTGGGAAGGTATCCACGATTACTACGAAGCTAAGAGAGACTATCTGCAGGCACAGCTGGGTAACCCTGAAGGCGCAGATAAACCTAATAAAAAATACTACGATCCACGCGTTTGGCTGCGTAAAGGTGAAGAAACCTTTGTTAAGCGTCTGGAAGAAGCATTCCAGGACCTGAACTGTATCAACAGAAATGCATAA
- the accD gene encoding acetyl-CoA carboxylase, carboxyltransferase subunit beta codes for MSSWFKRIKQGISTTTSEKKEAPDGLWHKCPNCKKTTTVKDLKEHFYVCDKCNYHNRINSAEYFEIIFDNQQFEELFPNIYPTDFLGFKDLKPYADRLKDAQKKSGLKDAMTVGAGKVDGYDLVVACMDFNFIGGSMGSVVGEKISRAIDYCIVNKSALMIISKSGGARMMESAFSLMQMAKTSAKLTQLADARLPYISLMTDPTTGGVTASYAMLGDLNIAEPGALIGFAGPRIIKETIKKDLPEGFQSAEFLLEHGFLDFIMDRKELKTKLGTVLSLFKK; via the coding sequence ATGTCAAGCTGGTTTAAGCGAATTAAACAAGGCATTTCCACTACCACCAGTGAGAAAAAAGAAGCACCGGATGGGTTGTGGCACAAATGTCCTAACTGTAAGAAAACCACCACTGTTAAGGATCTGAAGGAGCATTTTTATGTTTGTGATAAGTGTAACTATCACAATCGTATCAACTCCGCTGAGTATTTTGAGATCATCTTTGATAACCAACAGTTCGAGGAGCTGTTCCCCAATATCTACCCAACCGATTTTCTGGGCTTTAAAGACCTGAAGCCATATGCTGACAGGTTGAAAGACGCGCAGAAGAAGTCTGGCCTGAAAGACGCCATGACAGTAGGTGCCGGTAAAGTAGACGGATATGATCTGGTAGTAGCCTGTATGGATTTCAACTTTATCGGTGGTTCTATGGGTTCTGTGGTGGGAGAAAAGATCAGCAGAGCGATTGATTACTGTATCGTAAACAAGAGCGCACTGATGATTATCTCTAAATCAGGTGGTGCCCGTATGATGGAGAGCGCGTTTTCGCTGATGCAGATGGCTAAAACTTCTGCCAAGCTGACACAGCTTGCTGATGCAAGATTACCTTACATCTCCCTGATGACGGATCCTACCACTGGCGGTGTTACTGCATCCTATGCCATGCTGGGCGATCTCAACATTGCGGAACCAGGTGCACTGATCGGCTTTGCAGGTCCGAGGATCATCAAAGAAACGATTAAAAAAGACCTTCCTGAAGGATTCCAGAGCGCAGAGTTCCTGCTGGAACATGGCTTCCTGGATTTCATCATGGACAGAAAAGAATTGAAGACCAAACTGGGAACAGTACTTTCACTGTTCAAAAAATAA
- the smpB gene encoding SsrA-binding protein SmpB, with protein sequence MAELRNRSAYFEYAIEDKYIAGIVLTGTEIKSIRAGRVSFNDAFCYFHKGELFVKSLHIAEYSHGTAANHEPLRERKLLLTRKELKKMENKIKEKGYTIIPLRMFINEKSLAKMEIGIGKGKKLHDKRESIKQRESDRELRRQFK encoded by the coding sequence ATGGCAGAATTAAGAAACAGATCGGCATATTTTGAGTACGCAATAGAAGACAAGTATATTGCCGGTATCGTATTAACCGGTACGGAAATTAAATCCATCCGTGCTGGCAGAGTGAGCTTTAATGATGCATTCTGTTATTTCCACAAAGGAGAATTGTTTGTAAAAAGCCTGCATATCGCAGAGTATTCCCACGGCACTGCCGCCAACCACGAGCCATTGCGTGAAAGAAAATTGTTACTCACCAGGAAAGAACTCAAAAAAATGGAAAACAAAATCAAGGAAAAGGGTTATACCATCATCCCCTTGAGAATGTTTATCAATGAAAAGAGCCTGGCAAAAATGGAAATCGGCATTGGTAAAGGTAAGAAGCTCCATGATAAGCGCGAATCCATCAAACAACGTGAGTCGGACAGAGAGTTGAGGAGACAATTTAAATAG
- the trxA gene encoding thioredoxin, whose protein sequence is MENLQALIQSSTPLLIDCYAVWCGPCKMVPPILKEVKDKMGDNLRIIKIDVDKNPQFSAQWQISSIPTLMLFKEGKLLWRQAGVVPAHQLLPIIQQKIA, encoded by the coding sequence ATGGAAAATCTGCAAGCGTTAATCCAGTCTTCAACTCCTTTACTGATAGATTGTTATGCTGTCTGGTGCGGCCCCTGTAAAATGGTTCCGCCGATATTAAAAGAGGTGAAGGATAAGATGGGAGATAATCTCAGAATTATTAAAATTGATGTAGATAAAAACCCGCAGTTTTCGGCCCAGTGGCAGATCAGTAGTATTCCTACATTGATGCTGTTTAAAGAAGGTAAACTATTGTGGCGACAGGCAGGCGTAGTGCCGGCACATCAGTTGTTGCCGATCATTCAGCAGAAAATTGCTTAA
- a CDS encoding isoprenylcysteine carboxylmethyltransferase family protein — protein sequence MHPLTIVIYCLWLASEIWLNRALRGSNTDKQNQDRGSLTAIWVVIAAGISAAVWLSGKPGARIAPDGVTVHYGGLIIILIGVVIRFAAVAQLGKYFTVMVTIREGHQVKKDGMYRLVRHPSYSASLLSFIGFGISTNSWYSFFAVVIPVFFVFIYRIRIEERALLKQFGQEYADYMQHTKRFIPYIF from the coding sequence ATGCATCCCTTGACTATTGTAATTTATTGCCTGTGGCTGGCATCTGAAATCTGGCTCAACCGCGCGCTTCGCGGCAGCAATACCGACAAACAAAACCAGGACCGTGGCAGTCTGACAGCCATCTGGGTCGTCATCGCAGCGGGTATCAGTGCCGCTGTATGGCTATCTGGTAAGCCAGGCGCCAGGATCGCACCGGATGGTGTCACCGTACATTATGGCGGCCTGATTATTATCCTGATTGGCGTGGTGATCCGTTTTGCCGCAGTTGCCCAGCTAGGAAAGTATTTCACCGTAATGGTGACGATACGGGAAGGCCACCAGGTAAAAAAAGATGGCATGTACCGGCTGGTTAGACATCCTTCCTATTCGGCCTCCCTCCTCTCCTTTATCGGTTTTGGCATTTCCACCAATAGCTGGTACAGCTTCTTTGCGGTGGTAATACCTGTATTCTTCGTATTTATCTATCGTATCCGCATTGAAGAAAGAGCCCTGCTAAAACAGTTTGGCCAGGAGTATGCAGACTATATGCAGCACACCAAGCGCTTTATTCCATATATCTTCTAA
- a CDS encoding RagB/SusD family nutrient uptake outer membrane protein gives MKKNRYILTALLGTVLLSACSKDFLKQDPTNQVPDDQVFTTADNVETVINGTWAYAMETFFTYAVPGYNSIARASDAMGDDIAVTTKYGLRDAYTFVEMVDNTKNRVSAYWTILYKVIDNANSIITRVDGVSGDATQKARLKGQAYALRAMCYLNLASFYQFNPIVDPNAPAVPIYLEPTTAATAGKPRSTIKQVYDQVIADLLAAEPLVKGYDRGDASKKYKIDYNVIEGLLARAYLQTQQWGLAQQKAAAARQGYPLMSGDDYQKGFSDVSNAEWIWGHPQTPNQSNASYNFHFLDVSDPGSYYYSFMADPFFKNFFDNGDIRTKLFDWDTLPSQEGYLRYKKFRFRDQTALIGDFVLMRAAEMVLIEAEGYARAGDATNATLRLNELRGARSAYLYKQGTGNIIDSIMIERRKELWGEGFSLSDIIRTNGTVVRKAFTSYTGGDSIINVPRADGTFKQVKAKGHRTLKFPDGTSFVPQSKYYLFAIPLSEVQNNPNL, from the coding sequence ATGAAAAAGAACAGATATATACTTACCGCTTTACTGGGTACCGTGTTGCTAAGTGCTTGCAGCAAGGACTTTCTGAAGCAGGATCCTACCAATCAGGTGCCTGATGATCAGGTATTCACTACCGCCGACAACGTGGAAACCGTTATCAATGGTACATGGGCTTATGCCATGGAAACATTCTTCACCTATGCTGTTCCGGGGTATAATTCTATTGCCCGTGCCAGTGATGCCATGGGAGATGATATCGCCGTTACCACCAAATACGGATTGCGTGATGCATATACCTTTGTGGAGATGGTAGACAATACCAAAAACCGCGTGAGTGCTTACTGGACGATTCTTTATAAAGTGATCGATAATGCCAACAGCATTATTACCAGGGTTGATGGCGTGAGCGGCGATGCTACGCAGAAAGCACGTCTGAAAGGACAAGCTTATGCATTGCGTGCCATGTGCTACCTGAACCTGGCTTCTTTCTACCAGTTTAATCCGATCGTTGATCCGAACGCACCGGCAGTGCCTATTTACCTGGAACCTACCACTGCAGCAACTGCAGGCAAGCCTCGTTCTACTATTAAACAGGTATACGACCAGGTGATCGCTGATCTGCTGGCTGCTGAACCACTGGTAAAAGGTTATGACCGTGGAGATGCCAGCAAGAAATATAAAATTGATTATAATGTGATAGAAGGACTGCTGGCACGTGCTTACCTGCAAACGCAGCAATGGGGGCTCGCACAGCAGAAAGCTGCTGCCGCTCGCCAGGGCTATCCGCTAATGTCCGGTGATGACTATCAGAAAGGCTTCAGCGATGTGAGCAATGCAGAATGGATCTGGGGCCACCCGCAAACACCTAACCAGAGCAATGCGAGCTACAACTTCCACTTCCTCGACGTGAGTGATCCGGGCTCTTATTACTATAGCTTCATGGCGGATCCTTTCTTCAAAAATTTCTTTGATAACGGTGACATCCGTACGAAATTATTCGACTGGGATACACTGCCATCACAGGAAGGTTACCTGCGGTACAAGAAGTTCCGTTTCCGCGATCAGACGGCGCTCATTGGCGATTTCGTACTGATGCGTGCTGCCGAAATGGTGCTGATAGAAGCGGAAGGTTATGCACGTGCCGGCGATGCTACCAACGCAACCCTGCGTCTGAATGAGCTGAGAGGTGCACGTAGCGCATATCTCTACAAGCAAGGCACCGGTAACATCATTGATTCTATTATGATCGAGCGCAGGAAGGAACTATGGGGCGAAGGGTTCTCTTTGTCTGACATCATTCGTACCAACGGTACGGTAGTGCGTAAAGCCTTTACATCCTACACCGGTGGCGATTCTATTATCAATGTGCCCCGTGCAGACGGTACTTTCAAACAGGTGAAGGCAAAAGGCCACAGAACATTGAAATTCCCTGATGGTACTTCTTTTGTTCCGCAGAGTAAATATTATCTCTTTGCGATTCCTTTGTCGGAAGTACAAAACAATCCTAACTTATAA